In Stieleria varia, one genomic interval encodes:
- a CDS encoding protein phosphatase 2C domain-containing protein, producing MKTIASAISDRGLKREGNEDQYLIDESLGLYLVCDGMGGHAAGEIAAERAIAFAAEYISDNSDAIESASQSPEGFYRVLKIAEEAVQNASQELHLLSKSNIEFAGMGTTMTLLLIVENKAVMAHVGDSRLYLMRDGDIHQLSVDHTLANEMYLSGGMTREEAQASRYQHVLTRSIGAHEFVPVDTLLFDLIPGDRFLLCSDGLSNYFSDTAVVASLLSEPEIISHPGLLVDFANHSGGSDNITAVLVDTQPDTSDPPESNTNTKAKLQCLGNTFLGSRLSVRRLIHLLSIATTIHCNAGKEILSRGEKSRGLIVVLKGRFRVDDDDIIESELTEGDSFGASSLVMPVESETILTALEPSQVLLIDRRKFHSLTRRLPRLGNALLRNLARHLSEQLAMRGRGRSFNMDDTGPLP from the coding sequence ATGAAAACCATCGCATCCGCCATCAGCGATCGAGGACTCAAACGCGAAGGAAACGAAGATCAGTATTTGATCGACGAGTCGCTCGGGCTGTACCTCGTTTGCGACGGGATGGGCGGCCACGCAGCGGGCGAAATCGCCGCTGAACGAGCGATCGCGTTTGCCGCAGAATACATTTCAGACAATAGCGATGCGATCGAAAGTGCGAGCCAGTCGCCCGAGGGTTTTTATCGAGTGTTGAAGATTGCGGAAGAGGCGGTTCAAAACGCCAGCCAAGAACTTCACTTGCTCTCCAAGTCGAACATCGAGTTCGCCGGTATGGGCACGACGATGACGCTGCTGTTGATCGTGGAGAACAAAGCAGTCATGGCTCACGTCGGAGACTCTCGCCTGTACTTGATGCGTGACGGCGACATCCACCAACTCAGTGTCGACCACACGCTGGCCAATGAGATGTATCTTTCGGGCGGCATGACTCGCGAAGAAGCTCAGGCGAGTCGCTACCAGCACGTGCTGACCCGCAGTATCGGTGCGCACGAATTCGTTCCCGTGGATACGCTGCTATTTGACTTGATCCCCGGCGACCGTTTTCTCTTGTGCTCCGACGGACTGAGCAACTACTTTTCCGACACGGCGGTGGTCGCTTCACTGCTGTCCGAACCCGAGATCATTTCCCATCCCGGTTTGCTGGTCGATTTCGCAAACCACTCCGGGGGGTCAGACAACATCACGGCCGTTTTGGTCGACACCCAGCCGGACACCAGTGACCCTCCAGAGTCCAACACGAATACCAAAGCCAAGCTGCAATGTTTGGGAAACACATTTCTGGGCAGTCGGTTGTCTGTCCGGCGGCTGATTCATTTGCTATCCATCGCGACGACGATCCATTGCAACGCGGGCAAAGAGATCCTGTCGCGGGGTGAAAAGAGCCGCGGACTAATCGTGGTACTGAAAGGTCGATTTCGCGTCGATGACGACGACATCATTGAATCAGAATTGACAGAGGGTGATAGTTTCGGCGCCAGTTCGCTCGTGATGCCAGTCGAATCCGAAACGATTCTGACCGCACTGGAACCCTCACAGGTGTTGTTGATTGATCGCAGAAAATTTCATTCGTTGACGCGACGTCTGCCTCGCCTGGGAAACGCATTGCTTCGCAACCTCGCCAGGCACCTCAGCGAACAGCTCGCCATGCGTGGTCGTGGCCGATCCTTCAACATGGACGACACCGGACCATTGCCCTGA
- a CDS encoding mechanosensitive ion channel domain-containing protein, which produces MEKLASQTTNCIIAWILLLPTVGVAQTLEGPYIQRNPFNASPGAPAAVVNNDAGTPVVAQQAPLQPEPIAPQHNDPTNAPANLAASAPASLLADVIAKPDAAATSPPINPVTTSPAISAEQIESSLAELEQSSNLTPENKTLAIENYKAAIKNLQTAADSEARLKVLTEESVTVQQRAEQLKQQRLEINEKRAAVEQGLTLQELEQRLPAAELQLSAQKKARQDAESELQARSPRRKEIRTRMATILEKVIDAKTQLRALESAESNPVNASMSARLLTRRSSLEKELPALEAELAKYDAEESADLIRLKTDLAAANVAFTEKYITLLREQIHSAREAAAEESVRMARWEVIGAAPALKVYAEENQELAEKTKALTESLASTQAELNSASELHEKLMRQFSQTRKKVDSVGLSSSVGALLRKQRTTLPDVAKRRIAVADRQKLLNDTQYQSFEYEESYQELGQMDDVIQEIIHQSQPLVGHDPVVFESAARDLMARKREYLESLIRSNGQYFDMLIELDTTEQQVIKLAAEYENYIDERVLWIRSGTPLSAGIAFQASDTWMLKPAMWMNVARHLAADAIDHFFTWLVCLSTVVLLLVRGRSQRRQIESIGVTATKVNCKAIGPTWRAMFLTTVVSAAWPLLCVFIGWRLSINAGDSEFCLAVSQGFWAVGVLWVAFEWMRQACRTKGLADAHFRWPTAVTRTLRREIHVLTYLALPIIFVTAILSSSDGIHERGDMQRLMFILGMGLACYTTYRLLRPHGLLREYLAGHAGGWIDRVKYLIPFVGMSVPLSLGVLAANGYYFTAQTLFWRLFATALFVASMIVLRAVFFRMLMLRRRYLSIEQAKMRASGASGAGEGVTPTQAVAGIVTGDAQADISAHSMQSQRLVSTGMLAVALVGLWMIWVQVLPALSMLDHFPLWGQSSAAQVASSDSPSLMTPMNPTGESAEPTQANTDAPLSDPVTLSDLALAILIAVVTFVLFRNGPGLLEISLLQQLPVDASVRYAITTLVSYAIVLIGIIAACSTIGLQWSQIQWLATALTFGLAFGLQEMFANFVAGLIILLERPIRVGDIVTVDDVTGVVSRIRIRATSITNWDRKEYVVPNKEFITGRLLNWTLSDKVNRVVIEVGLAYGSDTETARELLLQAADNHPMVLKDPAPVATFEGFGDNSLNLVLRSFLPSLENRLQVIHELHTTIDQAFRKAGLEIAFPQRDLHIRTVPNSVGIALDPESILGLPLGRDAENRDAA; this is translated from the coding sequence ATGGAGAAGCTGGCGAGCCAAACGACGAATTGCATCATCGCTTGGATTCTGCTCCTGCCGACCGTTGGCGTTGCGCAAACGCTGGAGGGCCCCTACATCCAACGAAACCCATTCAACGCGAGTCCTGGCGCCCCAGCAGCAGTGGTGAACAACGACGCGGGCACCCCCGTTGTTGCGCAGCAAGCGCCCCTGCAGCCCGAACCTATCGCTCCTCAGCACAACGATCCGACCAACGCGCCCGCTAATCTTGCTGCCAGCGCGCCGGCAAGCCTTCTCGCAGACGTCATTGCGAAGCCTGACGCGGCTGCGACGTCCCCACCGATCAATCCCGTGACCACATCGCCGGCGATCTCGGCTGAGCAGATCGAGAGTTCGCTGGCGGAGCTGGAACAAAGCTCGAACCTGACACCGGAAAACAAGACCTTAGCGATCGAGAACTACAAAGCCGCCATTAAGAATCTGCAAACGGCGGCCGACAGCGAAGCGAGATTGAAGGTTCTGACCGAGGAATCGGTCACCGTGCAACAAAGGGCGGAACAGCTCAAGCAACAACGCTTGGAGATCAACGAGAAACGTGCGGCTGTCGAGCAAGGACTCACGCTTCAGGAGCTGGAACAACGACTGCCGGCCGCTGAACTGCAACTCTCGGCCCAGAAAAAAGCACGTCAGGACGCCGAGTCGGAGCTGCAAGCCAGATCGCCTCGGCGAAAAGAGATTCGGACCAGAATGGCTACGATCTTGGAGAAGGTGATCGACGCCAAGACTCAACTGCGAGCCCTTGAGTCCGCTGAGTCCAACCCGGTCAATGCGTCGATGTCCGCTCGACTGCTGACCCGCCGATCGTCTCTCGAAAAAGAACTGCCGGCGTTGGAAGCCGAGCTGGCAAAGTATGACGCAGAAGAATCCGCCGATCTGATTCGCCTGAAGACCGATCTCGCCGCAGCCAACGTCGCATTTACCGAAAAGTACATCACGCTGCTGCGTGAACAGATTCACTCCGCACGCGAAGCCGCCGCGGAAGAATCCGTTCGGATGGCGCGATGGGAAGTGATCGGGGCCGCGCCGGCCCTGAAGGTGTACGCGGAGGAGAATCAAGAACTTGCCGAGAAAACCAAGGCACTCACCGAGTCGCTCGCGTCGACACAGGCGGAACTCAATTCGGCAAGCGAACTGCATGAAAAACTGATGCGACAGTTCTCTCAAACGCGAAAGAAAGTCGATTCGGTCGGCTTGTCCAGCAGCGTTGGCGCTTTGTTGCGAAAACAACGCACGACGCTGCCCGATGTCGCAAAGCGGCGGATCGCGGTCGCCGATCGACAAAAATTGCTCAATGACACCCAGTACCAATCCTTTGAATACGAGGAGTCCTATCAGGAACTCGGTCAAATGGATGACGTGATTCAGGAAATCATTCACCAATCACAACCTTTGGTGGGGCACGATCCGGTGGTCTTCGAATCCGCTGCACGTGACCTGATGGCCAGAAAACGGGAGTACTTGGAGTCGTTGATTCGCAGCAACGGTCAGTACTTTGACATGCTGATCGAACTGGACACGACCGAGCAACAAGTCATCAAGCTAGCCGCAGAGTACGAAAACTACATCGATGAACGCGTGTTGTGGATTCGTAGTGGTACACCGCTCTCGGCCGGCATCGCATTCCAAGCGTCCGACACTTGGATGCTGAAACCGGCCATGTGGATGAACGTTGCACGGCATTTGGCAGCCGACGCGATCGACCACTTTTTCACTTGGCTGGTCTGCTTATCGACAGTTGTTCTGTTGCTCGTTCGCGGTCGATCGCAACGTCGCCAGATCGAATCCATTGGCGTGACGGCGACAAAAGTCAACTGCAAAGCGATCGGACCGACTTGGCGAGCGATGTTCCTGACGACGGTTGTTTCTGCCGCATGGCCGCTGCTGTGTGTCTTCATCGGTTGGCGATTGAGCATCAACGCGGGCGATTCAGAGTTTTGCTTGGCCGTCAGTCAAGGTTTCTGGGCGGTGGGCGTGTTGTGGGTCGCGTTCGAGTGGATGCGACAAGCGTGTCGAACCAAAGGACTTGCCGACGCTCACTTCCGTTGGCCGACGGCGGTCACTCGCACGCTACGACGCGAGATCCATGTGCTGACCTACCTTGCACTGCCGATCATCTTTGTCACTGCAATCCTATCTTCCAGTGACGGAATCCACGAACGTGGCGACATGCAACGTTTGATGTTCATCCTCGGGATGGGCTTGGCATGCTACACAACCTATCGTTTGCTGAGACCACACGGACTGCTACGAGAATACTTGGCCGGTCACGCAGGCGGATGGATCGATCGCGTGAAATACTTGATACCATTTGTCGGGATGAGCGTCCCGCTTTCCCTGGGCGTGCTCGCTGCAAACGGTTACTACTTCACCGCTCAAACACTTTTCTGGCGACTATTCGCCACCGCCTTGTTTGTCGCTTCGATGATCGTACTGCGTGCGGTGTTCTTTCGCATGCTGATGCTGCGTCGACGCTACTTGAGTATTGAGCAAGCCAAGATGCGGGCCAGTGGAGCGAGCGGCGCTGGTGAAGGAGTGACTCCGACGCAAGCCGTTGCGGGGATCGTGACGGGCGATGCGCAAGCAGACATCTCTGCCCATAGCATGCAGTCCCAACGCCTCGTCAGTACCGGAATGTTGGCCGTCGCGTTGGTTGGGCTGTGGATGATTTGGGTCCAAGTCTTACCGGCGTTGAGCATGCTGGACCATTTTCCACTGTGGGGACAATCATCAGCCGCTCAAGTCGCCTCTTCGGATTCGCCGTCATTGATGACGCCGATGAACCCGACCGGCGAATCGGCAGAACCGACACAGGCAAACACGGACGCCCCGCTGAGCGATCCGGTCACCCTATCGGACCTGGCCCTAGCCATCTTGATCGCGGTCGTCACCTTTGTGCTGTTTCGCAACGGCCCGGGTTTGCTGGAAATCTCCCTTCTGCAACAACTGCCCGTCGACGCATCGGTTCGCTACGCGATCACGACATTGGTCAGCTATGCGATTGTATTGATCGGAATCATCGCTGCTTGCTCCACCATCGGATTGCAGTGGTCTCAGATTCAATGGCTGGCGACCGCGTTGACTTTCGGTTTGGCGTTCGGCCTGCAAGAAATGTTCGCCAACTTCGTTGCCGGCCTGATCATCTTGCTCGAGCGCCCGATCCGCGTCGGCGACATTGTGACGGTGGACGACGTGACAGGTGTGGTCTCTCGCATTCGTATCCGAGCGACATCGATCACGAATTGGGATCGAAAGGAATACGTGGTTCCCAACAAGGAGTTCATCACTGGACGTTTGCTCAACTGGACCCTGTCCGACAAAGTGAACCGGGTCGTGATCGAAGTCGGCTTGGCGTACGGCTCAGACACCGAGACCGCGCGTGAACTGTTGCTGCAGGCCGCAGATAATCACCCGATGGTACTCAAAGATCCTGCTCCGGTAGCGACCTTCGAAGGCTTCGGCGACAACTCGCTGAACCTAGTGCTGCGATCGTTCCTGCCATCTCTGGAAAACCGCCTCCAAGTCATCCATGAACTGCACACCACGATTGATCAGGCGTTTCGCAAAGCGGGGCTGGAGATCGCATTTCCGCAACGCGATCTGCACATCCGCACAGTGCCCAACAGCGTGGGAATCGCATTGGATCCCGAAAGCATATTGGGGCTTCCGCTCGGACGCGATGCAGAGAATCGCGATGCGGCGTGA